One genomic region from Halobacteriovoraceae bacterium encodes:
- the nrfD gene encoding polysulfide reductase NrfD, which yields MSDAHTSRLRTPLISKFKAYKDITDEILNPIEGKPTSLWYAGFALSSTALLVGIITVAYQILTGIGTWGLNKTVGWGWDITNFVFWVGIGHAGTLISAILLLFRQKWRTSINRSAEAMTIFAVMCAGIFPVIHMGRPWLAHWVFPYPNVREIWVNFRSPLLWDVFAISTYFTVSAVFWYIGLIPDLASMRDRATGFKHKIYSFFSWGWNGSNRSWHRYEILCLILAGLAAPLVVSVHTIVSFDFATSVIPGWHTTIFPPYFVTGAVFSGFAMVLTLLIIARKVMNFENYITVGHIEAMCKVIILTGMIVGLAYSTEFFIAWYSGNPYEKYVFMNRALGPYSWAYWTMVSCNVISPHFLWFKKIRTNMALVFIISIIINIGMWFERFVIIVTSLHRDFLPSSWAMYSPTHIEILTFIGSFGLFFTCFLLFVRFLPAINVAEVKTVLKFARKNEVKEKL from the coding sequence ATGTCTGATGCACATACATCCAGATTGAGAACTCCTTTAATAAGCAAATTTAAAGCTTATAAGGACATAACTGATGAAATACTTAATCCTATTGAAGGTAAACCTACATCTCTTTGGTACGCCGGTTTTGCGCTTTCATCCACAGCTCTTTTAGTTGGTATCATAACTGTTGCCTATCAAATTTTAACCGGGATCGGTACTTGGGGACTCAATAAGACTGTTGGATGGGGATGGGATATTACCAATTTTGTTTTTTGGGTTGGTATTGGTCATGCTGGAACATTGATCTCTGCAATTTTGCTATTGTTTCGGCAAAAATGGAGAACTTCTATTAACAGATCAGCTGAGGCCATGACTATCTTTGCGGTTATGTGTGCAGGGATTTTCCCAGTAATTCATATGGGGCGTCCTTGGCTGGCCCACTGGGTTTTTCCTTATCCCAATGTTCGGGAAATTTGGGTAAATTTTCGTTCTCCCTTACTGTGGGATGTATTCGCCATTAGTACCTATTTCACTGTATCAGCAGTGTTCTGGTATATCGGTTTAATTCCAGACCTAGCATCCATGAGAGACCGTGCCACAGGATTTAAGCACAAAATTTATAGTTTTTTTAGTTGGGGATGGAATGGTTCAAATCGGAGCTGGCATCGTTATGAAATACTTTGTTTAATACTTGCTGGACTAGCAGCTCCTTTGGTTGTTTCAGTCCATACTATAGTTTCTTTTGACTTCGCCACTTCTGTAATACCTGGATGGCACACAACAATATTTCCACCATATTTTGTCACCGGCGCTGTCTTTTCTGGTTTCGCAATGGTTTTAACATTATTAATTATTGCAAGAAAGGTCATGAATTTTGAAAACTACATAACGGTTGGGCACATTGAGGCCATGTGCAAAGTCATCATCCTAACTGGAATGATTGTAGGTTTAGCTTATAGTACAGAGTTTTTTATTGCATGGTATAGCGGTAACCCATACGAGAAGTATGTATTTATGAACAGGGCCTTAGGACCGTATTCTTGGGCCTACTGGACTATGGTTTCTTGTAATGTCATATCTCCTCATTTTCTTTGGTTCAAAAAAATAAGAACTAATATGGCGCTTGTTTTTATTATTTCAATTATTATCAATATTGGAATGTGGTTTGAAAGATTTGTCATTATCGTAACTTCTCTTCATCGAGACTTTTTACCATCAAGTTGGGCGATGTACTCACCAACACATATAGAAATTCTTACTTTTATAGGCAGTTTCGGTCTCTTTTTTACCTGCTTCTTACTTTTTGTAAGATTTTTGCCTGCTATCAATGTGGCGGAAGTAAAGACTGTACTAAAATTTGCTCGTAAAAATGAAGTGAAGGAGAAGCTATGA
- a CDS encoding DUF3341 domain-containing protein, translated as MSDLEKSLLFGVFHDEEQMMSATKEFKDRNIPIYDVYTPFPVHGLDDLMGIKRSRLPIVCFVAGGVGLIIAIYFQLWTSAHSWPLNVGGKPFNSFVAFIPVAFEITVLMGALTTVAAFFIACRYYPGKKTDQPHVRVTSDSFVIAIECGNAAINTHLVRNVFRKYGVKEISKRGVVQ; from the coding sequence ATGAGTGATTTAGAAAAAAGCTTACTCTTTGGTGTATTTCATGACGAAGAACAAATGATGAGTGCAACAAAAGAATTTAAAGATAGGAATATTCCCATTTATGATGTTTATACACCTTTTCCTGTTCATGGTCTTGATGATTTAATGGGAATTAAAAGATCGAGGCTTCCGATTGTTTGCTTTGTCGCGGGTGGAGTTGGCTTAATAATTGCTATCTATTTTCAACTCTGGACTTCTGCTCATAGCTGGCCTTTAAATGTGGGAGGAAAGCCCTTTAACTCGTTCGTTGCATTTATACCAGTCGCTTTTGAGATAACAGTATTAATGGGGGCTTTAACTACAGTGGCAGCCTTTTTTATTGCTTGCAGATATTATCCAGGTAAAAAAACAGATCAACCACATGTTCGAGTTACCAGCGATTCTTTTGTAATTGCAATCGAATGTGGAAATGCGGCCATTAATACACACTTAGTCCGCAATGTTTTTAGAAAATATGGAGTAAAGGAAATTTCAAAACGGGGGGTGGTTCAATGA
- a CDS encoding c-type cytochrome, with product MRINTFILTIIFPAILTIISGCSKNPNETGVEIFPDMVHSVAFEAYSENSNTKDGKTMLLPPRGTIARGKLPFPYGKGESEAKRAGVELVNPYIKSEERLNRGKEVYDNFCLVCHGSKGKGDGPIIPKFPNPPSLTGRRIRKYKDGRLFHIISRGSGDMPSHAEQISEEDRWNLIQYVRFIQETYSRK from the coding sequence ATGAGAATTAATACATTCATTCTAACAATAATCTTCCCCGCAATATTAACGATAATCTCAGGATGCAGTAAAAATCCTAATGAAACGGGAGTTGAAATCTTTCCAGATATGGTTCACTCAGTAGCATTCGAAGCATACAGTGAAAATTCGAATACAAAAGATGGAAAGACAATGCTTTTACCCCCCAGAGGTACTATCGCACGGGGGAAATTACCCTTTCCTTATGGAAAAGGAGAGTCTGAGGCAAAGCGAGCGGGGGTAGAGCTTGTGAATCCATATATAAAGTCTGAAGAAAGATTAAATAGAGGAAAAGAAGTTTACGATAACTTTTGTCTTGTTTGTCATGGAAGTAAAGGAAAGGGCGACGGCCCCATTATTCCTAAGTTTCCAAATCCTCCATCCCTCACGGGGAGAAGAATTAGAAAATATAAGGATGGAAGATTATTTCACATAATTTCGCGAGGCTCGGGGGATATGCCAAGTCATGCTGAGCAGATTAGTGAAGAAGATAGATGGAATTTAATTCAGTACGTTAGGTTTATACAAGAGACCTATAGTAGAAAATAG
- a CDS encoding MFS transporter, translating into MSTNTNLTEWNVEDENFWRSKGKSIANTNLWISIPNLLCGFAIWLQWSIITVQMLNVGFPFEKSQLFTLMAIAGLTGATLRIPSTFFVRPCGGRNVIFFTSALLILPALGVGIALQDKNTPLWIFQMLALLSGFGGGNFSSSMSNISFFYPKKVQGYALGMNAGLGNFGVTTMQILVPLVMTFGLFGGTPVELIKPSGSLIGKIPAGEMSYIHNAGLVWVPVLVITVLLAFFKMNNIKTEKVSPNVESTLGAVGKMSWLLILGFVAAIVGLLMLMKFGISKWIVLPIVIGLTVNLMKYLSPGPLKESLKRQYKIFGSKHNWIMTVIYTMTFGSFIGFSAAFPLSIKVIFGFKHVALGSGGFDHSVINPNGPSALSYAWIGPFIGALIRPVGGKISDKVGGALVTQICSILMIVGSVGAAYYMKAAYASATPEEYFIPFFILFLLLFLASGIGNGSTFRTIAMIFEEEQRGPVLGWTAAVAAYGAFLIPKVFGEQIKATTPEVALYGFAVFYGVCAVINWWYYLGPKADYKNP; encoded by the coding sequence ATGAGTACTAACACAAATTTAACTGAATGGAATGTAGAAGATGAGAATTTTTGGCGATCCAAGGGAAAATCTATCGCCAATACTAATCTTTGGATCTCAATTCCCAATTTACTATGTGGATTCGCTATTTGGCTGCAATGGAGCATCATAACAGTACAAATGCTTAATGTCGGGTTTCCTTTTGAGAAATCTCAGTTGTTTACTTTAATGGCCATTGCAGGGCTGACAGGAGCAACACTTAGAATTCCCAGCACATTCTTTGTAAGACCTTGTGGGGGGAGAAATGTTATCTTCTTTACTTCTGCACTCTTGATCCTTCCGGCACTTGGTGTGGGAATTGCTCTACAAGATAAAAATACTCCTCTTTGGATATTTCAAATGTTGGCGCTGTTATCAGGGTTTGGAGGGGGAAATTTCTCTTCTTCAATGAGTAACATTTCATTTTTTTATCCTAAAAAGGTTCAAGGCTATGCTCTTGGAATGAATGCGGGATTGGGGAATTTTGGTGTTACCACAATGCAGATCTTAGTTCCTCTTGTTATGACTTTTGGCCTTTTTGGGGGCACGCCAGTTGAATTGATTAAACCGAGTGGTTCTTTGATCGGAAAAATACCGGCCGGAGAAATGTCCTATATACATAATGCTGGGCTTGTGTGGGTCCCTGTACTTGTTATAACTGTTCTTCTTGCTTTCTTTAAGATGAACAATATCAAAACTGAAAAGGTTTCTCCTAATGTTGAATCGACCTTGGGAGCGGTTGGGAAAATGAGCTGGCTTTTAATCTTAGGATTTGTAGCGGCCATCGTTGGTTTGCTAATGCTGATGAAATTTGGAATTTCAAAATGGATTGTCTTACCAATTGTCATTGGCCTGACCGTTAATTTGATGAAATATCTTTCTCCTGGACCACTTAAGGAATCCTTAAAAAGGCAGTATAAAATTTTTGGATCAAAACACAACTGGATCATGACCGTGATCTATACGATGACATTTGGTTCTTTTATCGGCTTCTCAGCAGCGTTTCCTTTGTCCATTAAAGTTATTTTTGGGTTTAAACACGTAGCCTTAGGTTCTGGAGGCTTTGATCACAGTGTAATTAATCCAAATGGGCCATCGGCTTTATCTTATGCCTGGATCGGGCCTTTTATTGGAGCGTTGATACGCCCGGTTGGAGGGAAAATATCTGATAAAGTTGGAGGAGCTTTAGTGACCCAAATATGTTCGATACTCATGATCGTAGGGTCCGTGGGAGCTGCCTACTATATGAAAGCTGCCTATGCGTCAGCAACACCAGAAGAATACTTTATCCCGTTTTTCATATTATTTCTTTTGCTATTTTTAGCTTCTGGGATTGGCAACGGCTCTACTTTTAGAACGATAGCAATGATTTTTGAAGAAGAACAAAGAGGTCCAGTACTAGGTTGGACCGCTGCTGTTGCGGCTTACGGAGCATTCTTAATCCCTAAAGTTTTTGGTGAACAAATAAAAGCTACTACTCCAGAAGTAGCTCTTTATGGTTTTGCGGTTTTTTATGGCGTATGTGCTGTTATTAACTGGTGGTACTACTTGGGACCAAAAGCTGATTATAAAAACCCTTAA
- a CDS encoding MFS transporter, which translates to MDVKNKATKIDLFNFSTRPMRAFHMTWFSFFLCFFAWFGIAPLMAVVRDELGLTKVQIGNTIIASVAITIIARLFIGWLCDRIGPRLSYTWLLILGSLPVMGIGFAQSYETFLIFRLLIGGIGASFVITQYHTSVMFAPNCVGTANATSAGWGNLGGGVTQMIMPLVFSAFIFFGFTNFWAWRLSMLMAGLVCLLTGILYYFLTTDLPDGNFKELGVKEKRKNINKEGGSFVDACKDYRVWMLFFVYAACFGIELTINNIAALYFKDYFGLGVKTAGLVAGLFGLMNIFARTTGGIVGDKFGERWGLNGRVKWLFVALLIEGIALIFFSQMKVLPIAIGTMVVFSLFTQMSEGATYSVVPFINKKALGSVSGIVGAGGNLGAVAAGFLFRSPEISYPQALLILGFCVVGFSLFPLMIKFSRSAEEEAKIEYDKALEERRAIEAARDEEDKKKTDLITVPALVKQITPFDFLRIFLGGALAVKGIYFILNMQEIEKLAGQFGAYETIISWYVIFAHVVGGISLCIGFATRTVAALNVTVLLGAVLFIHKGEPLFTGSPDMQFSFLVLICLISFTWAGAGKLSLDNILSPKKI; encoded by the coding sequence ATGGATGTTAAGAATAAAGCTACAAAAATAGACCTTTTTAATTTTTCAACGAGACCCATGCGCGCCTTTCATATGACATGGTTTTCATTTTTTCTTTGTTTTTTTGCATGGTTTGGAATTGCTCCGCTCATGGCAGTAGTTAGAGATGAGTTAGGACTTACGAAAGTTCAAATTGGAAATACAATTATTGCTTCCGTCGCTATAACAATTATTGCTCGATTATTTATTGGCTGGTTGTGTGATCGAATTGGTCCTCGCCTAAGTTATACTTGGCTTCTCATTTTAGGCTCATTACCAGTAATGGGGATTGGATTTGCACAAAGTTATGAAACATTTTTGATATTTCGACTATTAATTGGCGGGATAGGTGCTTCATTTGTAATCACTCAATATCATACTTCAGTAATGTTTGCGCCAAATTGTGTTGGAACGGCAAACGCAACATCTGCTGGGTGGGGAAATTTAGGTGGAGGTGTTACTCAAATGATAATGCCTTTGGTTTTTTCCGCCTTTATTTTCTTTGGTTTTACCAACTTCTGGGCCTGGCGATTATCCATGTTAATGGCGGGTCTTGTATGTTTGCTGACAGGGATACTTTACTACTTTCTGACTACTGATTTGCCGGATGGAAATTTCAAAGAATTAGGTGTTAAAGAAAAACGTAAAAATATTAATAAGGAAGGTGGATCATTTGTAGATGCCTGCAAAGATTATCGTGTATGGATGCTCTTTTTCGTCTATGCTGCCTGCTTTGGAATCGAATTAACTATTAACAATATTGCTGCACTTTACTTTAAAGACTATTTCGGATTAGGAGTTAAAACTGCTGGCCTCGTAGCAGGTTTATTTGGTCTCATGAATATTTTTGCTAGGACAACGGGCGGGATAGTCGGAGACAAGTTTGGTGAACGTTGGGGGTTAAATGGTCGGGTAAAGTGGCTTTTTGTTGCTCTGTTAATTGAAGGTATCGCATTGATATTCTTTTCCCAAATGAAAGTTCTTCCAATTGCAATTGGTACTATGGTTGTATTTTCTTTGTTTACTCAAATGTCTGAAGGAGCTACCTACTCAGTTGTTCCTTTTATTAATAAAAAGGCACTTGGGTCAGTTTCTGGGATAGTTGGAGCTGGTGGTAATCTTGGAGCGGTAGCGGCTGGATTTTTATTTAGATCACCTGAGATTAGCTACCCTCAGGCTTTGTTAATACTTGGGTTTTGTGTTGTTGGCTTTTCTCTTTTTCCTCTTATGATTAAGTTTTCTAGGTCTGCAGAAGAAGAAGCTAAAATTGAATATGATAAAGCTCTTGAAGAAAGACGGGCCATAGAAGCCGCACGTGACGAAGAAGATAAGAAAAAAACAGACCTCATTACCGTCCCCGCTCTTGTAAAGCAGATTACGCCGTTCGATTTTTTAAGGATATTCTTAGGTGGAGCATTGGCCGTAAAGGGGATTTACTTTATTCTTAACATGCAAGAGATTGAAAAACTTGCAGGACAGTTTGGAGCATATGAAACAATCATATCCTGGTACGTGATTTTTGCACATGTGGTGGGTGGAATTTCTCTCTGTATTGGCTTTGCAACGCGAACGGTTGCTGCACTTAATGTAACAGTACTTTTAGGAGCGGTTCTCTTTATTCATAAAGGTGAACCTTTATTTACAGGTAGTCCAGATATGCAGTTTTCTTTTCTTGTTTTAATTTGCCTAATCTCTTTTACATGGGCAGGTGCTGGTAAACTTTCTTTAGATAATATATTGTCTCCCAAAAAGATTTAG
- a CDS encoding helix-turn-helix transcriptional regulator yields MKIDQIYKSLTCVSCIRNIKTNQILLCDGAEKSCCSAGRLKCDERCLPHFQTLKESKSWNQGLVILQNKLIDNKPCNLIFIKSGDLIITYVFNIDDSSQHFKKELEQLSLTPREVEICLLKLAGRKNKEISKLLFISPLTLKTHLNNCYKKLPKDLITLIKKRGLIVKSL; encoded by the coding sequence ATGAAAATTGATCAAATTTATAAATCTCTAACCTGTGTAAGCTGCATTCGTAATATCAAAACTAATCAAATACTTTTGTGTGATGGAGCCGAAAAGTCATGCTGTAGTGCTGGTAGACTTAAATGTGATGAAAGATGTCTTCCACATTTTCAAACTCTTAAAGAGAGCAAGAGTTGGAATCAGGGTCTTGTAATATTACAGAACAAGCTTATAGATAATAAACCTTGTAACCTCATTTTCATTAAGTCTGGAGACTTAATTATCACCTATGTTTTCAATATTGATGATAGTTCTCAACATTTCAAAAAAGAACTTGAACAGTTGAGCCTTACTCCAAGGGAGGTAGAAATCTGCCTTTTAAAGCTAGCCGGACGCAAGAACAAAGAAATTAGCAAACTATTATTTATTAGTCCGTTAACTCTTAAAACACATCTGAATAATTGCTATAAAAAGCTACCAAAGGATCTCATTACCCTTATTAAAAAAAGGGGACTAATAGTAAAATCCCTCTAA
- a CDS encoding transposase, with the protein MKYSEEQKERILKEVEESTNIAAVAKKHNMPDSTIHTWLAKRRKDQPKSEAQSELKIAKKEIADLKLKNMILEDLLKKTHNLWAND; encoded by the coding sequence ATGAAGTATTCAGAAGAACAAAAAGAAAGAATCTTAAAAGAAGTAGAAGAATCAACTAATATTGCTGCTGTTGCAAAAAAGCATAACATGCCAGATTCAACAATTCATACATGGTTGGCCAAGAGAAGAAAAGATCAGCCAAAGTCTGAAGCTCAATCCGAGCTAAAGATAGCTAAAAAAGAAATTGCTGATCTAAAACTTAAAAATATGATCCTTGAAGACCTTTTAAAAAAAACTCACAACTTGTGGGCGAACGATTAA
- a CDS encoding IS3 family transposase, which yields MGERLSIAKKYIVQGHSKTQVFKYCDIKSSTYYDSLKSKVKSSYKPGRKPPGFSITNDGAIVLDSTIKFIIQNYRKREEFQNAGGAKALHYYIKRDHELIVNHKKIYRICKEEKLLLPRNKKKIKHNRKLSENRKIDRPNKLWQFDIKTGYIHGENKYFYLLAIIDVFNREIVNYHIGYSCKAKDLRVTFKEAIDKHNPNLDDLAIRSDNGPQMTSFMFYQYVEEMGLEHEFIPIKCPNKNAYIESFFSILETQFLQVWYFKSMSDVFEKLVNFIEFYNTDRLHGSLDYNSPMEFKNKFNKGNYQSYQVSA from the coding sequence GTGGGCGAACGATTAAGTATTGCCAAAAAATATATTGTTCAAGGACATAGCAAGACTCAAGTTTTCAAATACTGTGATATTAAATCTTCAACGTATTACGATTCTTTAAAATCAAAAGTTAAATCAAGTTATAAACCAGGTAGAAAACCGCCTGGTTTTTCTATCACCAATGATGGAGCTATTGTTTTAGATTCTACTATTAAATTTATTATTCAAAATTATAGAAAAAGAGAAGAATTTCAAAATGCAGGAGGTGCAAAAGCTCTTCACTACTATATCAAAAGAGATCACGAATTAATTGTTAATCACAAAAAAATTTATAGAATATGTAAGGAAGAAAAACTATTGCTCCCAAGAAATAAAAAGAAAATCAAACATAATAGAAAATTATCAGAAAATAGAAAAATTGATCGTCCAAACAAACTATGGCAGTTTGATATTAAAACAGGATACATTCACGGAGAAAATAAATATTTTTATTTATTGGCCATAATTGATGTCTTTAACAGAGAAATAGTAAATTATCACATCGGCTACAGCTGTAAAGCTAAAGACTTGCGAGTAACATTTAAAGAGGCCATAGATAAACATAATCCTAACTTAGATGACCTTGCAATTCGATCTGATAATGGTCCTCAGATGACATCATTTATGTTTTATCAGTATGTAGAAGAAATGGGTCTTGAACATGAATTTATTCCCATTAAATGCCCCAATAAGAATGCTTATATTGAAAGTTTTTTCTCTATTTTAGAAACTCAGTTTTTGCAAGTTTGGTACTTTAAAAGCATGAGTGATGTATTTGAAAAATTGGTTAATTTTATTGAATTCTACAATACCGATAGGTTGCATGGTTCACTAGATTATAATTCACCAATGGAGTTTAAAAATAAATTTAATAAAGGAAATTATCAAAGCTATCAAGTGTCAGCTTAA
- a CDS encoding universal stress protein — MRLLLPTDFVFPNNDAVKLINDFFGESHEIALLHVISDEGFSNPPMTEEDYNKEIAYKRTQLEELSKMFKSKTKVIVRKGAITNSVVNFFEESGSDILILGHQKLGFFDRFLNRDIRKEVLNIVRCPVMCF; from the coding sequence ATGAGATTATTACTACCGACAGATTTTGTTTTCCCAAACAATGATGCAGTAAAACTAATAAATGACTTTTTTGGAGAGTCACACGAGATTGCGCTGCTTCACGTGATAAGCGACGAGGGCTTCAGCAATCCCCCTATGACTGAGGAAGATTATAACAAAGAAATCGCCTACAAGAGAACACAGTTAGAAGAGTTGTCAAAGATGTTTAAAAGTAAAACTAAAGTTATTGTTAGAAAAGGGGCAATAACTAATAGTGTAGTCAACTTTTTTGAGGAAAGCGGTTCTGATATTTTGATTTTAGGTCATCAAAAACTCGGCTTTTTTGATCGTTTTCTAAATAGGGATATACGAAAAGAAGTGCTAAATATAGTAAGATGCCCCGTAATGTGCTTTTGA
- a CDS encoding NifU family protein yields the protein MDVLSKKLNEKINNPIFLENDYEKDEFLNQNRAGSFSSLIQFNNGNSITLFGLANMNQLPPHFEAIKYTTTLTGARLGFLDAVIELLQSADFVRVNSLSLREVESYLRDDNLTPSIGGSGIQFIPILEECKRALAEKLNIAPRVSGERASPTIAEDYRPTNEQPTFDPEIHGDFSSMDHREKYQIMSNIFEKHIAPSLKRDGGGAHIVFVDDSMVAINYEGTCQSCQYSLTSTMSYIQKVVQLETHNPKFMVMTDS from the coding sequence ATGGACGTATTATCTAAAAAATTAAATGAAAAAATAAACAACCCAATTTTTCTCGAAAATGACTATGAGAAAGATGAGTTTCTTAACCAAAATCGAGCAGGCAGTTTTAGTAGTTTAATTCAGTTTAATAATGGAAATAGTATTACACTATTTGGCTTAGCTAATATGAATCAGCTACCTCCTCATTTTGAGGCAATAAAATATACGACAACTTTGACCGGTGCAAGACTTGGATTTTTAGACGCTGTAATTGAATTGTTGCAATCGGCTGATTTCGTACGAGTAAACTCACTAAGCCTGCGAGAAGTCGAAAGTTATCTTAGAGATGATAATCTTACTCCCTCTATTGGCGGAAGCGGAATTCAGTTCATCCCCATACTTGAAGAATGCAAAAGGGCTCTAGCTGAAAAGCTAAATATTGCACCACGTGTTTCAGGGGAAAGAGCAAGTCCAACAATAGCAGAAGATTATAGGCCAACTAATGAACAACCCACTTTTGATCCTGAAATTCATGGAGATTTTTCTTCAATGGATCATAGGGAAAAATATCAAATAATGAGCAATATTTTTGAGAAACATATTGCCCCCTCTTTAAAAAGAGATGGGGGGGGAGCACATATTGTCTTCGTCGATGACAGCATGGTGGCCATCAATTATGAAGGTACTTGTCAGTCTTGCCAGTACTCTCTGACTTCCACGATGAGTTACATTCAGAAGGTCGTGCAATTGGAAACACATAATCCAAAATTTATGGTTATGACTGACTCATAA
- a CDS encoding hemerythrin domain-containing protein: MQVTDILMLEHQRILSQLNDAEELLEKPLKENLGKLDNFLVFITDYADSYHHAKEEEIFFNWMRSKNPSLDHGPLRCMLSEHDSGRELITGIKQSLKSYINGDLVQEDFIHSRLSIFISLLRDHIEKEDRILYKMAEQLNDQFQDGDEIMLPKFVQVRKKHLSFVDKYEHN; this comes from the coding sequence ATGCAAGTTACAGATATCCTAATGTTAGAGCATCAGAGAATTTTAAGTCAATTGAATGATGCTGAAGAACTGCTAGAAAAACCACTAAAAGAGAACCTCGGAAAACTTGATAATTTTTTAGTTTTTATAACTGATTACGCAGACAGTTATCATCATGCAAAAGAGGAGGAAATTTTCTTCAATTGGATGCGATCTAAGAACCCTTCACTCGATCATGGTCCTTTACGATGTATGCTTTCAGAACATGATTCTGGCAGAGAATTAATTACTGGAATTAAGCAGTCTTTAAAAAGTTATATAAATGGAGATCTTGTCCAAGAGGATTTTATTCATTCAAGGCTTTCAATTTTTATTTCTTTACTTAGAGATCACATTGAAAAGGAGGATCGTATACTTTACAAGATGGCAGAGCAGCTGAATGACCAATTTCAAGATGGAGATGAAATAATGCTACCTAAATTTGTCCAGGTCAGAAAAAAACACTTATCTTTCGTAGATAAATATGAACATAATTGA
- a CDS encoding NnrS family protein: MISTLCKDPFRVFFPVSIFCLVYASSLWVLYGVFECGEFPLQEHANLFFGGFLFFAIQGFLLTAIPRFTSTDFMSPKELFFYINIIVSTLLFYFVGNQTFFWFSIFTGWILLILFGMRRFLKRKQNPPFTFIFVANGLVLGLFGSLFNFLSINETFSYLERWGKLFFYDAMVTSFILGVGGSLIPGILGFSEIVKGQREVYESPKPFLSVIPKDIWISLFIFILSLLFEGKGLERIAFICRAIVISYFSIRYWQIHKSVKTDKWHGKMLKLSCLFLIVASWFLCFFIDESIHYKHLIYIGSYVLMTLLVASRVILAHGNEGLDIEHKKMPYLIVGLLTTVAALTRVSAYLMGDGYIHHLGYAGSLLLFSTFVWALYFIKKIFSFR, encoded by the coding sequence ATGATATCAACTTTATGTAAGGACCCATTTAGAGTTTTTTTCCCAGTTTCAATATTTTGTCTAGTGTATGCCTCCTCTCTGTGGGTACTTTATGGAGTATTTGAGTGCGGAGAATTCCCTCTCCAAGAACATGCAAATTTATTTTTTGGAGGTTTCCTCTTCTTTGCAATTCAAGGTTTTTTATTAACTGCAATCCCAAGGTTTACTTCAACTGATTTCATGTCTCCGAAAGAATTATTCTTCTATATAAATATAATAGTATCAACACTTCTGTTTTATTTCGTGGGAAATCAGACTTTTTTCTGGTTTAGCATATTTACGGGATGGATTCTTTTAATATTATTTGGAATGAGAAGATTTCTCAAGCGAAAACAGAATCCACCATTTACTTTCATTTTTGTCGCCAATGGGTTGGTATTGGGTCTATTTGGAAGTCTTTTTAATTTTCTATCGATTAACGAAACCTTCAGTTATCTTGAAAGATGGGGGAAGTTATTTTTTTACGATGCAATGGTGACATCTTTCATACTTGGAGTTGGAGGGAGTTTAATTCCGGGTATATTAGGTTTTTCTGAAATAGTAAAAGGTCAACGGGAAGTTTATGAGTCGCCCAAGCCATTTCTATCTGTAATTCCAAAGGATATTTGGATTTCGTTATTTATTTTTATTTTAAGCTTACTGTTCGAGGGAAAGGGCTTGGAGCGCATTGCATTTATATGTAGGGCCATTGTTATTTCATATTTTTCCATAAGGTATTGGCAAATTCACAAAAGCGTAAAAACTGATAAATGGCATGGGAAAATGCTAAAATTATCTTGCCTTTTTCTTATAGTTGCATCTTGGTTTTTATGCTTTTTTATTGATGAGTCAATTCATTATAAACATTTGATATATATTGGTTCGTATGTACTCATGACCTTATTAGTAGCTAGCAGGGTGATTCTCGCTCACGGTAATGAGGGGTTAGATATTGAACACAAAAAAATGCCGTACCTTATAGTCGGTCTACTCACTACTGTTGCCGCATTAACAAGAGTATCAGCCTATCTTATGGGGGATGGTTATATTCATCACTTAGGATATGCTGGTTCTTTATTGCTGTTTAGTACCTTTGTATGGGCCCTTTATTTTATAAAGAAGATTTTTTCATTTAGATAA